One region of Mycobacterium riyadhense genomic DNA includes:
- the ltrA gene encoding group II intron reverse transcriptase/maturase: MGKYEGMTGPARSNSPGKPRLAVADDEPLCPSGVKVRQLQHALWAAAKQSSGRRFHALFDRVYRGDVLWEAWFRVCKNKGAAGVDRITVAEVEDYGVDRMLRELRHDLRTGRYRPAPARRVEIPKPQGGKRPLGIPTVRDRVVQAAVKIVLEPIFEADFVSCSYGFRPKRSAVMAKERLRRGFIEGYQFVVEFDIANFFGEIDHERLLELVGRRVSDRRVLKLLRLWLQAGVMVEGVHERTVAGTPQGGVISPLLANIYLHVLDTELARRNVGELVRYADDGVVLCRSKAQAEHALVAVGEILASLGLRLHPDKTKVVDLREGREGLDFLGCHFRARMSGRLWEQKRIVRYYLHRWPSQRAMARLRDKVRHRTGRNRAGTDIGVLIEELNPILRGWGNYFRTGNAAKKFRQIDRHVAWRLKRLLIKKRGRNLRPGQADQWTEQWFNDHGLHRLRGTIRYPKAA, encoded by the coding sequence GTGGGTAAGTACGAGGGCATGACCGGGCCTGCTCGGTCCAATTCCCCCGGCAAGCCTCGGCTTGCCGTAGCCGATGACGAGCCGTTGTGCCCGTCGGGGGTGAAAGTACGACAACTGCAACACGCGCTATGGGCTGCAGCCAAGCAGTCTTCGGGTCGGCGTTTCCACGCCCTGTTCGACCGTGTCTACAGGGGTGACGTCCTGTGGGAGGCGTGGTTTCGCGTGTGCAAGAACAAGGGCGCGGCCGGGGTGGATCGGATCACCGTGGCCGAGGTGGAGGATTACGGCGTGGACCGCATGTTGCGTGAGTTGCGCCACGACCTCCGCACAGGTCGGTATCGTCCCGCGCCGGCGCGGCGTGTGGAGATTCCGAAACCACAGGGTGGTAAGCGGCCGTTGGGGATTCCCACGGTGCGAGACCGGGTAGTTCAGGCTGCGGTCAAGATCGTGCTGGAACCGATTTTCGAGGCGGACTTTGTGTCGTGCTCGTATGGGTTTCGGCCGAAGCGGTCGGCGGTGATGGCCAAAGAGCGGCTGCGCCGTGGGTTCATCGAGGGCTACCAGTTCGTGGTCGAGTTCGATATCGCGAACTTCTTCGGCGAGATCGACCACGAACGCCTATTGGAGCTGGTGGGTAGGCGGGTCTCGGATCGGCGGGTGCTCAAACTGCTGCGGCTGTGGCTGCAGGCAGGGGTGATGGTCGAAGGGGTGCATGAGCGGACGGTCGCGGGCACTCCGCAGGGCGGGGTGATCTCGCCGCTGTTGGCCAACATTTACCTGCACGTGCTCGACACCGAACTTGCCCGCAGGAATGTGGGTGAGTTGGTGCGCTACGCCGATGACGGTGTGGTGCTGTGCCGCTCCAAGGCGCAAGCCGAGCACGCTCTGGTGGCGGTGGGAGAAATCCTGGCGTCATTGGGGTTGCGGCTGCATCCGGACAAGACGAAGGTGGTCGACCTGCGGGAGGGTCGTGAGGGCCTGGATTTTCTGGGCTGTCACTTCCGAGCCCGCATGTCGGGGCGGTTGTGGGAACAGAAGCGCATCGTGCGCTACTACCTGCACCGCTGGCCGTCCCAGCGGGCCATGGCCCGGCTGCGGGACAAGGTGCGGCACCGCACCGGCCGCAACCGCGCCGGGACAGATATCGGCGTCCTCATCGAGGAATTGAATCCGATCCTGCGCGGCTGGGGCAACTACTTTCGCACCGGAAATGCCGCCAAGAAGTTCCGCCAGATCGACCGGCATGTCGCATGGCGTCTGAAACGGCTTCTGATCAAGAAGCGGGGACGCAACCTGCGCCCCGGCCAGGCCGATCAGTGGACGGAACAGTGGTTCAACGATCATGGCCTGCATCGCCTGCGTGGCACCATCCGCTACCCGAAGGCTGCGTAA
- a CDS encoding NUDIX hydrolase, which translates to MSAPREPLTPRPAATVMLVRDTPDGLSVFLMRRHSAMDFAAGVMVFPGGGVDERDRNADLARLGAWAGPSPLWWAQRFGIEPDLAEALVCAAARETFEESGVLFAGPANDPNSIIRDASVYGDARAALADRSLSFADFLRHESLVLRSDLLRPWANWVTPEAELTRRYDTYFFVGALPQGQRADGENTESDRADWILPQHAIDDFAAGRNFLLPPTWTQLDALAGHTVAEVLAVERQIVPVQPHLAQKGENWEIEFFDSDRYNQARISGGSTGWPL; encoded by the coding sequence ATGAGTGCTCCCCGCGAGCCCCTGACGCCCCGGCCGGCCGCGACCGTCATGCTGGTCCGCGACACTCCGGATGGCCTGTCGGTTTTTTTGATGCGCCGACACTCGGCAATGGACTTCGCCGCTGGGGTGATGGTGTTTCCCGGTGGCGGTGTCGACGAGCGCGACCGCAATGCCGACTTAGCGCGGCTGGGGGCCTGGGCCGGCCCGTCGCCGCTGTGGTGGGCGCAGCGTTTCGGCATCGAACCCGACCTGGCCGAGGCGTTGGTCTGCGCCGCGGCCCGTGAGACCTTCGAGGAGTCGGGGGTGCTGTTTGCCGGCCCGGCGAACGATCCGAACAGTATTATCCGCGACGCCTCGGTATACGGCGACGCCCGCGCTGCGCTCGCGGACCGTTCACTGTCCTTCGCCGACTTCTTGCGACACGAAAGTCTGGTGCTGCGATCCGATCTGCTACGGCCGTGGGCCAACTGGGTTACCCCGGAAGCCGAGCTGACCCGCCGCTACGACACCTACTTCTTTGTGGGAGCGCTGCCGCAAGGTCAGCGGGCCGACGGCGAGAACACCGAATCCGACCGTGCCGACTGGATATTGCCGCAGCACGCCATCGACGACTTCGCGGCCGGGCGCAACTTCCTGCTGCCCCCAACCTGGACGCAGCTGGACGCGCTGGCCGGCCACACCGTCGCCGAGGTGCTGGCCGTGGAGCGCCAAATCGTCCCGGTCCAGCCACATCTGGCGCAAAAGGGCGAGAACTGGGAAATCGAGTTCTTCGACTCCGACCGCTACAACCAGGCTCGGATATCGGGCGGATCCACCGGTTGGCCGCTATGA
- a CDS encoding class I SAM-dependent methyltransferase yields MTRSTEIPADAVPNPHATAEQVAAARHDSKLAQVLYHDWEAESYDEKWSISYDQRCVDYARGRFDAVVPDEVIRELPYDRALELGCGTGFFLLNLIQAGVARRGSVTDLSPGMVRVATRNGTSLGLDIDGRVADAEGIPYDDDTFDLVVGHAVLHHIPDVELSLREVIRVLKPGGRFVFAGEPTNVGDGYARTLSTLTWRVVTNVTKLPGLGGWRRPQAELDESSRAAALEALVDLHTFTPEDLERMATNAGAAQVETVTEEFTAAMFGWPMRTFECAVPPGRLGWGWARFAFTGWKALSWVDANVWRHLAPKGWFYNVMVTGVKPS; encoded by the coding sequence ATGACGAGGAGTACCGAAATCCCCGCTGACGCGGTTCCCAACCCGCATGCCACCGCGGAGCAGGTGGCAGCCGCGCGACACGACAGCAAACTCGCCCAGGTGCTCTACCACGACTGGGAAGCCGAGAGCTACGACGAGAAGTGGTCGATCTCGTATGACCAGCGCTGTGTCGACTATGCCCGCGGCCGTTTCGATGCGGTAGTGCCCGACGAGGTCATCCGGGAACTGCCCTACGACCGCGCCCTGGAACTGGGCTGCGGCACCGGCTTCTTCCTGCTCAACCTGATCCAGGCCGGGGTGGCGCGCCGTGGCTCGGTCACCGACCTCTCGCCCGGCATGGTCAGGGTGGCTACCCGGAACGGAACGTCGCTGGGGCTCGACATCGACGGCCGGGTGGCCGACGCCGAAGGCATCCCGTATGACGACGACACCTTCGACCTGGTGGTAGGGCATGCGGTGCTGCATCACATTCCCGACGTGGAGCTGTCGCTGCGGGAGGTGATCCGGGTGCTCAAGCCGGGCGGCCGGTTCGTGTTCGCGGGCGAGCCGACCAACGTCGGCGACGGATACGCCCGCACGTTGTCCACGCTGACCTGGCGGGTCGTCACCAACGTCACCAAACTGCCCGGCTTGGGCGGTTGGCGGCGCCCGCAGGCCGAGCTCGACGAGTCCTCGCGCGCCGCGGCGCTGGAGGCACTCGTCGACCTGCATACGTTCACACCTGAGGATCTGGAGCGGATGGCGACCAACGCGGGCGCGGCGCAGGTCGAGACCGTCACCGAGGAGTTCACCGCCGCCATGTTCGGCTGGCCGATGCGCACGTTTGAATGTGCGGTGCCGCCTGGACGACTGGGCTGGGGCTGGGCGCGGTTCGCCTTCACCGGCTGGAAGGCGCTGAGCTGGGTGGACGCCAACGTCTGGCGTCACTTAGCCCCGAAGGGCTGGTTCTACAACGTGATGGTCACCGGGGTCAAACCCTCCTGA
- a CDS encoding ABC transporter ATP-binding protein, whose protein sequence is MRHDGRVLETGPTEAEPDLLIDFRNVSLRRNGQVLVGPLDWAVELDERWVIIGPNGAGKTTLLRIAAATEHPSSGVAFVLGERLGRVDVSELRARIGLSSSALAQRVPSDEVVRDLVVSAGYAVLGRWRERYEDVDYRRAIDMLESLGAEHLADRTYGTLSEGERKRVLIARALMTDPELLLLDEPAAGLDLGGREELVARLGDLAADPDAPALVLVTHHVEEVPPGFSHCMLLSEARVVAAGLLPDVLTAENLSAAFGQSIALDVVDGRYFARRVRTRAAHRRQV, encoded by the coding sequence ATACGGCACGATGGTCGGGTGCTCGAAACCGGCCCCACCGAAGCCGAACCCGACCTGTTGATCGACTTCAGAAACGTGTCGCTGCGCCGCAACGGGCAGGTTCTGGTAGGCCCGCTGGATTGGGCCGTCGAACTCGACGAACGGTGGGTCATCATCGGCCCCAACGGGGCCGGCAAGACCACGCTGCTGCGTATCGCGGCGGCGACCGAGCACCCGTCGTCGGGCGTCGCCTTCGTGCTCGGTGAACGGCTGGGCCGGGTGGACGTCTCCGAGCTGCGGGCCCGCATCGGGTTGAGTTCCTCAGCCTTGGCGCAACGCGTGCCCAGCGATGAAGTGGTCCGCGACCTCGTCGTCTCGGCCGGCTATGCGGTGCTGGGCCGATGGCGGGAGCGCTACGAGGACGTCGACTACCGCCGGGCGATCGACATGCTGGAAAGCCTTGGCGCCGAGCACCTGGCCGATCGCACCTACGGGACGTTGTCCGAAGGTGAGCGCAAACGGGTGCTGATCGCGCGTGCCTTGATGACCGATCCAGAGCTGCTGCTGCTCGACGAACCCGCCGCGGGCCTGGATCTGGGTGGACGAGAGGAATTGGTGGCGCGGCTGGGCGATCTTGCCGCCGATCCCGACGCACCCGCGCTGGTGCTGGTTACCCACCACGTCGAGGAGGTTCCGCCGGGCTTTAGCCACTGCATGCTGTTGTCGGAGGCGCGGGTGGTTGCGGCGGGTTTGCTGCCCGATGTGCTGACCGCCGAAAATCTGTCCGCCGCGTTCGGCCAGTCGATCGCGCTGGATGTCGTCGACGGGCGGTATTTCGCCCGGCGGGTGCGCACCCGCGCGGCCCATCGGAGGCAGGTATGA
- a CDS encoding THUMP-like domain-containing protein: MASLSPEGLVLQRDGHRGQTLLSVGLTFSLDDVDYLRSESGAAALREVAELPLTDATRVADTAAVRARFGARAAVLVETTLLRRRAADKLAGLDDISDWLFTDEALQQATVASVALHRARRLAGLVVHDVTCSIGTELAALRSTASRVVGSDIDPVRLQMARHNLGLPDGRVDLCRADALHPVTRDAAVVVDPARRSSGRRRFNPADYQPGLGPLLDTYRRRDLVVKCSPGIDFDQVGRLGFDGEIEVTSYRGAVREACLWSAGLAGPGVRRRASVLDHRGQVTQITSAEPDDCPVRPAGRWIVDPDGAIVRAGLVRHYGARHGLWQLDPDIAFLSGDRLPQGERGFEVLEQLAFDERRLRQALIRLDCGALEILVRGVGVDPDVLRRRLRLRGSRPLSVVIARIGSGATSRATAFLCRSLAVTPRYADGDYQCN; encoded by the coding sequence CTGGCGTCACTTAGCCCCGAAGGGCTGGTTCTACAACGTGATGGTCACCGGGGTCAAACCCTCCTGAGCGTCGGCCTCACCTTCAGCCTCGACGACGTCGATTATCTGCGGTCGGAATCGGGCGCCGCGGCGCTTCGGGAGGTCGCTGAGCTACCGCTGACCGACGCCACCCGGGTCGCCGATACGGCCGCGGTGCGCGCCCGATTCGGCGCGCGGGCGGCGGTCCTGGTGGAGACGACGCTGCTGCGGCGCCGCGCCGCAGACAAGCTGGCCGGTCTGGACGACATCTCGGATTGGCTGTTCACCGACGAGGCGCTGCAGCAAGCCACCGTGGCGTCGGTGGCCCTGCACCGGGCGAGGCGACTCGCCGGTCTTGTCGTCCATGACGTGACCTGTTCTATCGGCACCGAATTGGCGGCGCTGCGCTCGACGGCTTCTCGGGTTGTGGGCAGTGACATCGATCCCGTGCGGCTGCAGATGGCGCGGCACAACCTGGGCCTCCCCGATGGACGAGTCGACCTGTGCCGTGCCGACGCCCTGCATCCGGTCACCCGTGACGCCGCCGTTGTCGTCGATCCGGCGCGTCGCAGCAGTGGGCGGCGACGCTTCAATCCGGCCGACTACCAGCCCGGCCTGGGCCCGCTGCTGGACACCTACCGTCGCCGTGATCTGGTTGTAAAGTGTTCTCCCGGAATAGATTTCGATCAGGTAGGCCGTCTCGGCTTCGACGGCGAGATCGAGGTGACGTCATACCGCGGTGCGGTCCGGGAGGCGTGTTTATGGTCGGCGGGATTGGCCGGACCGGGTGTGCGCCGACGTGCCAGCGTTCTCGATCACAGGGGCCAGGTCACTCAGATCACCTCAGCGGAGCCCGACGACTGCCCGGTGCGGCCCGCCGGGCGATGGATCGTCGATCCCGACGGCGCCATCGTCCGGGCCGGCCTGGTACGCCACTACGGTGCCCGGCACGGGCTGTGGCAACTGGATCCCGATATCGCCTTTCTATCGGGTGACCGACTACCGCAGGGGGAGCGCGGCTTTGAAGTGCTCGAGCAGCTGGCGTTCGACGAGCGGCGGCTGCGGCAGGCCCTGATACGTCTGGACTGCGGTGCGCTGGAGATCCTGGTCCGCGGCGTCGGAGTTGATCCCGATGTATTGCGCCGGAGGCTGCGGTTGCGAGGTAGCCGACCGCTGTCGGTGGTCATTGCCCGCATCGGCTCAGGTGCAACCAGTCGGGCGACGGCATTCCTTTGCAGATCCCTCGCAGTAACGCCCAGGTACGCTGACGGCGATTACCAATGCAACTGA
- the ctaD gene encoding cytochrome c oxidase subunit I, whose product MTAEAPPLGELEAVRPYPARTGPKGNLVYKLITTTDHKLIGIMYCVACFIFFFIGGLLALLMRTELAAPGLQFLSNEQFNQLFTMHGTIMLLFYATPIVFGFANLVLPLQIGAPDVAFPRLNAFSFWLFVFGATMGIAGFITPGGAADFGWTAYTPLTDAIHSPGAGGDLWIMGLIVAGLGTILGAVNMITTVVCMRAPGMTMFRMPIFTWNILVTSILVLIAFPLLTAALFGLAADRHLGAHIYDSANGGVLLWQHLFWFFGHPEVYIIALPFFGIVSEIFPVFSRKPIFGYTTLVYATLSIAALSVAVWAHHMFATGAVLLPFFSFMTYLIAVPTGIKFFNWVGTMWKGQLTFETPMLFSVGFAVTFLLGGLTGVLLASPPLDFHVTDSYFVVAHFHYVLFGTIVFSTFAGIYFWFPKMTGRLLDERLGKLHFWLTFIGFHTTFLVQHWLGDEGMPRRYADYLPTDGFQALNVVSTIGAFILGASMFPFVWNVFKSWRYGEVVTVDDPWGYGNSLEWATSCPPPRHNFTELPRIRSERPAFELHYPHMVERLRAEAHVGRAHAPKDDDVSVHA is encoded by the coding sequence TTGACAGCCGAAGCGCCCCCGTTGGGAGAACTCGAGGCCGTTCGTCCGTACCCGGCTCGGACCGGTCCCAAAGGCAACCTCGTCTACAAGCTGATCACGACCACCGATCACAAGCTGATCGGCATCATGTACTGCGTCGCCTGCTTCATTTTCTTCTTCATTGGCGGGCTGCTGGCGCTGCTGATGCGCACCGAGCTGGCCGCGCCTGGCCTGCAGTTCTTGTCCAATGAGCAGTTCAACCAGCTGTTCACCATGCACGGCACGATCATGCTGCTGTTCTACGCCACGCCGATCGTGTTCGGCTTCGCCAACCTGGTGCTGCCACTGCAGATCGGCGCTCCCGACGTGGCGTTCCCGCGACTGAACGCATTCTCGTTCTGGCTGTTCGTATTCGGCGCCACGATGGGGATTGCCGGTTTCATCACCCCGGGCGGGGCCGCCGACTTCGGCTGGACCGCCTACACCCCGTTGACCGACGCCATCCACTCCCCGGGCGCCGGCGGCGACCTGTGGATCATGGGCCTGATCGTCGCGGGTTTGGGGACCATCCTCGGCGCGGTCAACATGATCACCACCGTGGTCTGCATGCGCGCACCCGGGATGACGATGTTCCGGATGCCCATTTTCACCTGGAACATCCTGGTGACGTCCATTCTGGTGCTGATCGCGTTCCCGCTGCTGACCGCCGCGCTGTTCGGACTGGCCGCCGATCGCCACCTCGGTGCCCACATCTACGACTCCGCCAACGGCGGAGTGCTGTTGTGGCAGCACCTGTTCTGGTTCTTCGGACACCCCGAGGTCTACATCATCGCCCTGCCGTTCTTCGGGATCGTCTCGGAGATTTTCCCGGTGTTCTCCCGCAAGCCGATCTTCGGCTACACCACGCTGGTCTACGCGACGCTGTCGATCGCCGCGTTGTCGGTAGCGGTGTGGGCGCACCACATGTTCGCCACGGGTGCCGTGCTGCTGCCGTTCTTTTCGTTTATGACGTATCTGATCGCGGTGCCGACCGGGATCAAGTTCTTCAACTGGGTCGGCACTATGTGGAAGGGCCAGTTGACTTTTGAGACGCCGATGCTGTTCTCGGTCGGCTTCGCGGTCACCTTCCTGTTGGGCGGTCTGACCGGTGTGCTGCTGGCCAGCCCGCCGCTGGACTTCCACGTCACCGACAGCTACTTCGTCGTCGCCCATTTCCACTACGTGCTGTTCGGCACCATTGTGTTCTCCACCTTCGCGGGCATTTACTTCTGGTTCCCGAAGATGACCGGCCGGCTGCTCGACGAGCGGCTGGGCAAGCTGCACTTCTGGTTGACGTTCATCGGTTTTCACACCACGTTCTTGGTGCAGCACTGGTTGGGCGACGAAGGCATGCCGCGTCGCTACGCCGACTACCTGCCGACCGACGGCTTCCAGGCGCTCAACGTCGTATCCACGATCGGGGCGTTCATCCTGGGCGCGTCGATGTTCCCATTCGTGTGGAACGTCTTCAAGAGTTGGCGCTACGGCGAGGTGGTTACCGTCGACGACCCCTGGGGCTACGGCAATTCGCTCGAGTGGGCGACCAGCTGCCCACCGCCGCGGCACAACTTCACCGAGTTGCCGCGCATCCGCTCGGAGCGTCCGGCGTTCGAGCTGCACTATCCGCATATGGTCGAACGGCTTCGCGCCGAAGCCCATGTCGGGCGGGCCCACGCCCCGAAGGACGACGACGTCAGCGTTCACGCCTGA
- a CDS encoding iron-siderophore ABC transporter substrate-binding protein, whose translation MRPIVTAVSLVATIAMCSGCGADHRSGKASLSVITPTTQIAGAGVLGNDRKPDQSCAQGPAAADPGPPTRPARNAGISPDVAQVPADPQRIVVLSGDQLDALCALGLQSRVVAAAMPDGSSSQPSYLGKTLHDVPGVGARSSPDLKAIAAAHPDLILGSVALTPKLYPQLAAIAPTVFTAAPGAAWQDNLRGVGAATARGGAVEALLKGFAQRATEVGTKHDAAHFQASIVRLTANTLRVYGANNFPASVVSAVGVDRPASQRFTDKPYIEFGTTDADLANAADFSAADADIVYVSCASAAAAERAAAVLDSGPWRKLSANRDNRVFVVNDEIWQTGEGLIAARGIVDDLRWINAPIN comes from the coding sequence ATGCGACCCATCGTTACGGCCGTCTCGCTAGTGGCGACGATCGCGATGTGCAGCGGTTGCGGCGCCGATCACCGGTCCGGCAAAGCGTCGCTTTCGGTGATCACCCCCACCACCCAGATCGCGGGCGCAGGCGTGCTGGGCAACGACCGCAAGCCGGATCAGTCGTGTGCGCAAGGCCCGGCCGCCGCCGATCCCGGACCGCCCACCCGTCCGGCGCGAAACGCGGGAATCAGCCCGGATGTCGCCCAAGTGCCTGCCGACCCGCAGCGCATCGTGGTGCTCTCCGGTGATCAGCTCGACGCGTTGTGCGCACTTGGACTGCAATCTCGGGTTGTCGCCGCCGCGATGCCGGACGGTTCCTCGAGCCAACCCTCCTACCTGGGCAAAACCCTGCACGACGTGCCCGGCGTCGGCGCCCGCAGCAGTCCCGACCTGAAGGCCATCGCGGCGGCGCACCCGGATCTGATCCTGGGCTCGGTGGCGTTGACGCCGAAGCTGTACCCGCAGCTGGCGGCGATCGCCCCCACGGTGTTCACGGCGGCGCCGGGTGCGGCGTGGCAGGACAACCTGCGTGGTGTCGGGGCCGCAACAGCCCGTGGCGGCGCGGTGGAGGCGTTGCTCAAGGGATTCGCGCAACGGGCCACCGAGGTCGGGACCAAGCATGACGCGGCGCACTTCCAGGCGTCGATCGTGCGGTTAACCGCCAACACCCTGCGGGTCTACGGCGCCAACAACTTTCCAGCCAGCGTGGTCTCGGCGGTCGGAGTAGACCGGCCCGCGTCGCAACGATTCACCGACAAGCCCTACATCGAGTTCGGCACCACCGACGCCGATCTCGCGAACGCGGCCGACTTCTCGGCGGCCGACGCCGACATCGTCTACGTGTCGTGCGCGTCGGCCGCGGCCGCCGAGCGCGCGGCCGCCGTCCTCGATAGCGGCCCCTGGCGCAAGTTGTCCGCCAACCGCGACAACCGGGTCTTCGTCGTCAACGACGAAATCTGGCAGACCGGCGAGGGTTTGATCGCGGCCCGCGGCATCGTCGACGACCTGCGCTGGATCAACGCCCCCATCAACTGA
- a CDS encoding enoyl-CoA hydratase: protein MSEFVSVVVSDGTQDAGLAMLLLSRPPTNAMTRQVYREIVVAAAELGRRDDVAAVILFGGHEIFSTGDDMPELRMLNAAEAEIAARVRQEAVDAVAAIPKPTVAAITGYALGAGLTLALAADWRISGDNVKFGATEILAGLIPGGGGMARLTRAAGASKAKELVFSGRFFDAEEALALGLIDEMVAPDDVYDAAAEWARRFLDGPSHALAAAKAGINEVSDLAPDERLAAERRRYVEVFRAGDRTAANDG from the coding sequence GTGAGCGAGTTTGTCAGCGTCGTGGTCAGCGACGGCACGCAGGACGCCGGCCTGGCGATGTTGCTGTTGTCGCGACCGCCCACCAACGCGATGACCCGTCAGGTCTACCGCGAAATCGTGGTCGCGGCCGCCGAATTGGGGCGTCGCGACGACGTCGCCGCGGTGATCTTGTTCGGCGGTCACGAGATCTTTTCCACCGGCGACGATATGCCCGAGCTGCGGATGCTGAATGCCGCGGAGGCAGAGATCGCGGCCCGGGTACGGCAGGAGGCCGTCGACGCAGTTGCGGCGATCCCGAAACCGACCGTGGCCGCCATCACCGGATACGCGCTGGGGGCCGGCCTCACCCTGGCGTTGGCGGCCGACTGGCGAATCAGCGGCGACAACGTGAAATTCGGCGCGACCGAGATCCTGGCCGGCCTCATCCCGGGTGGTGGGGGAATGGCCCGGCTGACCCGTGCGGCGGGAGCGAGCAAGGCCAAGGAACTGGTCTTCAGCGGGCGCTTTTTCGACGCCGAGGAGGCCTTGGCGCTGGGTCTGATCGACGAGATGGTGGCCCCCGACGACGTCTACGACGCCGCCGCGGAGTGGGCGCGGCGTTTTCTGGACGGCCCGTCGCACGCGCTGGCCGCCGCCAAGGCCGGGATCAACGAGGTGTCCGACCTCGCGCCGGACGAGCGGCTCGCGGCCGAGCGGCGCCGGTACGTCGAAGTGTTCCGAGCTGGCGACAGGACAGCTGCGAACGACGGTTAG
- the serB gene encoding phosphoserine phosphatase SerB, which translates to MNTSPKVSVLITVTGIDQPGVTSALFEVLSRHGVELLNVEQVVIRGRLTLGVLVSCALEVADSTALRGDVEAAIHGKGLDVTIERSSDLPIIRDPSTHTIFVLGRPITARAFGAVAREVAELGVNIDFIRGISDYPVTGLELRVSVPPGVDGLLQTALTKVAVDEHVDVAVEDYSLAWRTKRLIVFDVDSTLVQGEVIEMLAARAGAQGAVAAITEAAMRGELDFAESLERRVATLAGLPATVIDDVAAQLELMPGARTTIRTLRRLGFRCGVVSGGFRRIIEPLARELMLDFVASNELEIVDGILTGRVVGTIVDRPGKAKALRAFADQYGVPMEQTVAVGDGANDIDMLTAAGLGIAFNAKPALREVADASLSHPYLDTVLFLLGVTRGEIEAADAADGTLRRVEIPAD; encoded by the coding sequence GTGAACACGTCGCCCAAGGTATCGGTGCTCATCACGGTCACCGGCATAGACCAGCCAGGCGTCACGTCGGCGCTGTTTGAGGTGCTGTCACGGCACGGAGTCGAGCTTCTCAACGTCGAGCAGGTGGTGATCCGGGGCCGGCTCACACTCGGTGTGCTGGTGTCTTGCGCGCTGGAGGTCGCCGACAGCACCGCATTACGCGGCGACGTGGAGGCCGCGATCCACGGTAAGGGGCTCGACGTCACGATCGAGCGGAGCAGCGATCTGCCGATCATCCGGGACCCGTCAACGCACACCATTTTCGTGCTGGGGCGACCGATTACCGCCCGCGCCTTCGGGGCGGTGGCGCGGGAGGTCGCCGAGCTGGGCGTCAACATCGACTTCATCCGCGGGATCTCCGACTATCCGGTCACCGGTCTCGAGTTACGGGTCTCGGTGCCGCCCGGAGTCGACGGGTTATTGCAGACCGCTCTGACCAAGGTGGCCGTCGACGAGCACGTCGATGTTGCCGTCGAGGACTACAGCTTGGCCTGGCGCACCAAGCGGCTCATCGTGTTCGACGTCGATTCCACTCTGGTCCAGGGCGAGGTCATCGAGATGCTCGCGGCCCGGGCGGGTGCCCAGGGAGCAGTTGCGGCGATCACCGAGGCCGCGATGCGCGGTGAGCTGGATTTCGCGGAGTCGCTGGAGCGCCGTGTTGCCACCCTGGCGGGGCTGCCCGCGACGGTAATCGACGACGTCGCCGCCCAGCTCGAGCTGATGCCCGGCGCCCGGACCACGATACGCACGTTGCGGCGCTTGGGTTTTCGCTGCGGTGTGGTCTCCGGCGGCTTCCGGCGGATCATCGAACCGCTCGCGCGGGAGCTGATGCTGGACTTCGTCGCTTCCAACGAGCTCGAGATTGTTGATGGCATATTGACCGGCCGGGTCGTCGGAACGATCGTTGACCGGCCGGGCAAAGCCAAGGCGCTACGCGCTTTCGCCGACCAGTACGGGGTGCCGATGGAGCAGACCGTCGCCGTGGGCGACGGCGCCAACGACATCGACATGCTGACCGCCGCCGGACTGGGAATTGCGTTCAACGCCAAGCCGGCACTGCGTGAGGTCGCCGACGCGTCGTTGAGTCATCCGTACCTGGACACCGTGCTGTTCCTGTTGGGTGTGACGCGCGGGGAGATCGAGGCCGCCGACGCGGCCGACGGCACGCTGCGCCGGGTCGAAATCCCGGCCGACTAG